TCAGTGTCAGTGGTACCGGTAGACTGGGAGAGAATCCCGCCCCGAACGTGGGGACCGTTCGGGACTAGCTGAGCAACGCTGATCAAGGCTTACCAACGCAACATGCCGCAGCCGCTCCGGCAACCCGCCGACGAGCCCGGCTCGTGCTGTGCCAGAAAGGGCGCTTCGTGGCCGATTCCGGCAACCCCAACGAGAACAACCCGTCCACCGACACCGGCGTGAACGACGTGGTGAGCACTTCGAACGGCGCGACCTCCGCCTCGTACGACGCCAGTGCCATCACCGTGCTCGAGGGTCTGGACGCGGTCCGCAAGCGACCCGGTATGTACATCGGCTCGACGGGTGAACGCGGCCTGCACCACCTGGTGCAGGAAGTCGTGGACAACTCCGTCGACGAGGCGCTGGCCGGCCACGCGGACACGATCGACGTCACGATCCTCGCCGACGGCGGTGTGCGGGTCGTCGACAACGGGCGTGGCATCCCGGTGGGTATCCACCCCGTGGAGAAGAAGCCGGCCGTCGAGGTCGTCCTGACGGTGCTGCACGCGGGCGGCAAGTTCGGCGGCGGCGGCTACGCGGTCTCCGGTGGTCTGCACGGCGTCGGTGTCTCCGTCGTGAACGCCCTGTCGTCCCGGCTGTCCGTCGACATCAAGTGCGACGGTTACCGCTGGACCCAGGACTACAAGCTGGGCGTCCCCACCGCGCCGCTCGCCCAGCACGAGGCGGTCGAGGACTCCGGTACCACGGTCACCTTCTGGGCCGACCCGGACATCTTCGAGACCACCGAGTACTCCTTCGAGACGCTGTCGCGGCGCTTCCAGGAGATGGCGTTCCTCAACAAGGGCCTGCGCATCAACCTCACCGACGAGCGCGAGTCGGCGAAGGCCACGGCGGGTGCCGACGAGGCGGGCGAGGACGAGAAGCACGAGGTCAAGACCGTCTCGTACTACTACGAGGGCGGCATCGTCGACTTCGTGAAGTACCTCAACTCCCGCAAGGGAGAAGTGGTGCACCCCACCGTGATCGACCTGGAGGCGGAGGACAAGGACCGCAACCTGTCCCTCGAGGTCGCGATGCAGTGGAACGGCGGCTACACCGAGGGTGTCTACTCCTTCGCCAACATCATCCACACCCACGAGGGCGGTACGCACGAGGAGGGCTTCCGTGCGGCGCTGACCTCGCTCATCAACAAGTACGCGCGCGACAAGCGGCTGCTGCGCGAGAAGGACGACAACCTCACGGGTGACGACATCCGCGAGGGTCTGACGGCGATCATCTCGGTGAAGCTGGCAGAGCCGCAGTTCGAGGGCCAGACCAAGACCAAGCTGGGCAACACGGAGGTCAAGACCTTCGTGCAGCGTGTGGTCTACGAGCACCTGGCCGACTGGCTCGACCGCAATCCGAACGAGGCGGCGGACATCATCCGCAAGGGCATCCAGGCGGCCACCGCGCGTGTGGCGGCCCGCAAGGCCCGTGACCTGACCCGCCGCAAGGGTCTGCTGGAGACGGCGTCGCTGCCGGGCAAGCTGTCCGACTGCCAGTCCAACGACCCGACCAAGTGCGAGATCTTCATCGTCGAGGGCGACTCCGCCGGCGGTTCCGCCAAGTCCGGCCGGAACCCGCAGTACCAGGCGATCCTCCCGATCCGCGGCAAGATCCTCAACGTCGAGAAGGCGCGCATCGACCGGATCCTGCAGAACCAGGAGATCCAGGCGATGATCTCCGCGTTCGGCACCGGTGTGCACGAGGACTTCGACATCGAGAAGCTCCGCTATCACAAGATCATCCTGATGGCGGACGCCGACGTCGACGGCCAGCACATCAACACCCTGCTGCTGACCTTCCTGTTCCGCTTCATGCGGCCGCTGGTCGAGTCCGGGCACGTGTACCTGTCCCGCCCGCCGCTGTACAAGATCAAGTGGGGCCGGGACGACTTCGAGTACGCGTACTCCGACCGCGAGCGCGACGCGCTGATCGAGATGGGCCGCCAGGCCGGCAAGCGCATCCGCGAGGACTCCGTGCAGCGCTTCAAGGGTCTCGGTGAGATGAACGCCGAGGAGCTGCGCATCACGACCATGGACCAGGAGCACCGCGTCCTCGGCCAGGTCACGCTCGACGACGCCGCACAGGCCGACGACCTGTTCTCGGTGCTGATGGGCGAGGACGTCGAGGCCCGGCGCGCGTTCATCCAGCGCAATGCCAAGGACGTCCGCTTCCTCGACATCTGAGTCGGTCTCAGCTGACCGCACCAGGAAGGATCTTCACCAGCAATGACCGACGAGAACACCCCTGTGACGACGCCCGAGGGTGACGCCCTGGCGATGCGTGTCGAGCCCGTCGGGCTCGAGACGGAGATGCAGCGCTCGTACCTCGACTACGCGATGTCCGTCATCGTCTCGCGCGCGCTGCCCGACGTCCGTGACGGCCTCAAGCCCGTGCACCGCCGGGTGCTGTACGCGATGTACGACGGCGGCTACCGCCCCGAGCGCGGCTTCTACAAGTGCGCCCGCGTCGTCGGCGACGTCATGGGCAACTACCACCCGCACGGCGACAGCTCCATCTACGACGCGCTGGTGCGCCTCGCCCAGCCGTGGTCGATGCGGATGCCGCTGGTCGACTCCAACGGCAACTTCGGCTCGCCGGGCAACGACCCGGCGGCGGCCATGCGCTACACCGAGTGCAAGATGGCGCCGCTGTCGATGGAGATGGTCCGCGACATCGACGAGGAGACCGTCGACTTCACGGACAACTACGACGGCCGCTCCCAGGAGCCGACCGTCCTGCCCGCCCGCTTCCCGAACCTGCTGATCAACGGCTCGGCCGGCATCGCGGTCGGCATGGCGACCAATATCCCGCCGCACAACCTGCGCGAGGTCGCCGCGGGCGCCCAGTGGTACCTGGAGAACTTCGAGGCCTCGCACGAGGAGCTGCTCGACGCGCTGATCGAGCGCATCAAGGGCCCGGACTTCCCGACCGGCGCCCTGGTGGTGGGCCGCAGGGGGATCGAGGAGGCGTACCGCACCGGGCGTGGTTCGATCACCATGCGCGCGGTCGTCGAGGTCGAGGAGATCCAGAACCGCCAGTGCCTGGTGGTCACGGAGCTGCCGTACCAGACCAACCCCGACAACCTGGCGCAGAAGATCGCCGACCTGGTGAAGGACGGCAAGATCGGCGGCATCGCCGACGTCCGCGACGAGACGTCGTCCCGCACCGGCCAGCGCCTGGTGATCGTCCTGAAGCGGGACGCGGTCGCCAAGGTCGTCCTGAACAACCTCTACAAGCACACCGACCTGCAGTCGAACTTCGGCGCCAACATGCTGGCCCTGGTCGACGGCGTGCCGCGCACCCTCTCCCTGGACGCGTTCATCCGCCACTGGGTGAACCATCAGATCGAGGTCATCGTCCGCCGTACGCGCTTCCGGCTGCGCAAGGCGGAGGAGCGGGCGCACATCCTGCGCGGCCTGCTGAAGGCCCTGGACGCCATCGACGAGGTCATCGCGCTGATCCGGCGCAGCGACACCGTCGAGATCGCCCGCCACGGCCTGATGGGCCTCCTGGAGATCGACGAGATCCAGGCCAACGCGATCCTGGAGATGCAGCTGCGCCGCCTGGCGGCCCTGGAGCGCCAGAAGATCGTCCAGGAGCACGACGAACTCCAGGCCAAGATCCGCGAGTACAACGAGATCCTGTCCTCCCCGGTCCGGCAGCGCGGCATCGTCAGCGAGGAGCTGGCGGCGCTCGTCGAGAAGTACGGCGACGACCGCAAGACGAAGCTGATCCCGTACGAGGGCGACATGTCCATGGAGGACCTGATCGCCGAGGAGGACATCGTCGTCACGGTCACCCGGGGCGGCTACATCAAGCGCACCAAGACCGACGACTACCGGGCGCAGAAGCGCGGCGGCAAGGGCGTACGGGGCACGAAGCTCAAGGAAGACGACATCGTCAACCACTTCTTCGTGTCCACGACCCACCACTGGCTGCTGTTCTTCACCAACAAGGGCCGCGTCTACCGGGTGAAGGCCTACGAGCTGCCCGACGCCGGCCGGGACGCGCGCGGGCAGCACGTGGCGAACCTGCTGGCCTTCCAGCCGGACGAGACGATCGCCCAGATCCGCGCGATCCGCGACTACGAGGCGGTGCCCTACCTGGTCCTGGCCACCAAGGCGGGCCTGGTGAAGAAGACGTCCCTGAAGGACTACGACTCGCCGCGTTCGGGTGGCGTGATCGCCATCAATCTGCGCGAGCAGGCGGACGGTTCCGACGACGAACTGATCGGTGCCGAGCTGGTCTCGGCCGAGGACGATCTGCTGCTGATCAGCAAGAAGGCGCAGTCGATCAGGTTCACCGCGTCGGACGACACGCTGCGTCCGATGGGCCGTGCGACCTCGGGCGTCAAGGGCATGAGTTTCCGCGAAGGGGACGAGCTGCTCTCGATGAATGTTGTTCGAGCCGGTACGTTCGTGTTCACTGCCACCGACGGCGGTTACGCGAAGCGGACCTCCGTCGACGAGTACCGCGTCCAGGGTCGCGGCGGCCTCGGCATCAAGGCCGCCAAGATCGTCGAGGACCGTGGGTCGCTCGTGGGCGCGCTGGTGGTCGAGGAGCACGACGAGATCCTCGCCATCACACTCTCGGGCGGTGTGATTCGTACGCGAGTCAGCGGGGTCAGGGAGACCGGCCGTGACACCATGGGCGTTCAACTGATCAATCTGGGCAAGCGCGATGCCGTCGTCGGCATCGCACGCAACGCCGAGGCGGGACGCGAGGCGGAGGAGGTCGACGGCGATGTCGTCGTCGACGAGGCCGCCGAGGGTCCCGAGACCACCGGCACGGACGAGGGTGAGGCGCCCTCGGCCGAGTAGCACGAGGAGAGAGTCATCGTGAGCGGAGCCACGGGCGCCGGGTCGGCCGGTACCTCCAGGGGTACGGAAACGGGCGGCGGCGGCCGTGGCTCCGCCGCGCGTGCGACCGATCCGCACACGACTCAGCTGCGCAAGATCGACGACGGCGCGACCGACTCGCAGACGTCGCAGAAGCATGGATCCCAGGGGGGAACTGTGACGGACACCCGAGGCCAGCAGACTCAGCAGGCGGCCTCGCCGCTGCCGGGGGAACGGCAGTCCCAGCAGCCAGGCGGGCCGTACCACCCGCCGCAGGCCTACCAGACCCAGGGCGGCAACGCGTCCGCCGTGCGCCGCCCGCGCACCGGCGCGCGCACCACGCCGCGGGTCCGCAAGGCGCGGCTGCGCGTGTCGAAGGCCGACCCGTGGTCGGTGATGAAGGTCAGCTTCCTGCTCTCCATCGCGCTGGGCATCTGCACGATCGTCGCGTCCGCCGTGCTGTGGATGGTCATGGACGCCATGGGCGTCTTCTCCACCGTCGGCGGCACGATCTCCGAGGCGACCGGATCCAACGAGTCCAACGGCTTCGACCTGCAGTCGTTCCTGTCGCTGCCCAACGTGCTGCTGTTCGCCACGGTCATCGCCGTCATAGACGTTGTCCTCGCGACGGCGCTGGCCACGCTCGGCGCGTTCATCTACAACCTGTCCGCCGGCTTCGTCGGAGGCGTGGAGCTGACGCTCGCCGAGGACGAGTGATCGTCCCTCCGGGACCCCGCGACAACCGATTTTGGGACTGCCCTCCTCGTGCGCTAATCTTCAGGAGTCAGCGCGCGGGACATACACCGCAGAGCGCGGCGGGGCTATAGCTCAGTTGGTTAGAGCGCATCCCTGATAAGGATGAGGCCACAGGTTCAAATCCTGTTAGCCCCACCAGCGAGAAGACCCCCAGTCGGTATCGGCTGGGGGTCTTTCGTGTGGTGGGCGGCTTCGGGATGGCGCCGGGTATGAGAAGGCCCGACCGCTGGCGACGGGGGATGCGCCAGCGGTCGGGCTGTGGCCAAGGCTAACAAGGGCCGGTGCGTCATGGGTGCCGACTGGTCGGTCGGATCTCCGAGGTGTGACCGGGATCACGTTGTCAACGGTCGCACGGCGGCTCGTAGTCCAGGCGCGGCAGGTACTCGTTCCACTTCTCCTCGGTGAGTACGTTCCGGGTGGCCGAGCAGATGCGGTCGATGGCGTCGTCCACCCCGAGGTTCCAGAGCCGGACGGTGTCCGTTCCGCTCGACACCCCCAGCATGTGACGCACGGGGCTGAAGGAGAGGACGTTCCCCGCCTTGGCGTTGGGGCTCATCGACTGGCCGATGGGCGCGGCCTCCGCGGGCGTCGTGACGTTCCAGAGGCGGACGGTGTTGTCGTTGGCGCCACTGGCCAGGGTCTCGCCGTCCTGGCTGAAGGTCAGTGACACCACCGAGTCGGTGTGACCGGCGAGTGCCGACTCGGCCCGGCCGGGTTCGCCGCCGCCGGGAACGGCCCAGAGGCGGACCGTGCCGTCGTCGCTGCCGCTGGCCAGGGTGTGGCCGTCCGGGCTGTAGGCGAGGGCGTTGACGGGCCCGAGATGCCCGGAGAGGGACGTACCGCGGGCGGTCGCGTGCGCGGGGTCGCTCACGTCCCAGAGCCGTACGGTGTCGTCCGCGCCGCCGCTGGCGAGCGTCCGCCCGTCGGGGCTGAAGGCCAGGGTGTTGACGTATCCCCGGTGGCCGCTCAGCGGCCGGCCCAGGCGGCGCGGGTGGGACGGGTCCTCGGTGTTCCACAGCTGGACGGTGCGGTCGTCGTAGGCCGTCGCCAGCGTGCGGCCGTCGGGGCTGAACGCCAGGGTGTCGGGGCCCGCGTAGCGGGTGCGCAGCGCCACCGGCGGTCCGTGGGCGGTGGGGTGGGCCGGGTCGCCGACGTTCCAGAGACGGACCGCGCCCGCGGAGAGCACCGCCAGGGTGTCGCCGTCCGGGGAGAACACCAGCGACCGTATGTCGCCCTCGCCCGGGCTGAAGGGCTCGCTCAGTGACACCGGCCGGGCGGGGTTCGTCACGTCCCACAGGCGGACCCGGCCGTCGCGTGCCGCCGTGGCCAGCACGTGCCCGTCCCGGCGGAAGGCGCCGATCCTACCGATCATGTCCGACGTCGGCAGCGACCACAGGCGCACCTTGCTGTCGCCGCTGCCGGTGGCGAGGGTCCGCCCGTCGGGGCTGAAGCCGAGGGCGTACATCTCGCCGCTGCTCCCGGCCAAGGGCAAGCCCACCTGGGACGGGTACGACGGGTCGCTGACGTTCCACAGGCTCGCCGTGCTGTCCGCGCTGCTCGCGGCGAGCATGGCGCCGTCGGGGCTGAAGGCCACCGACCAGATGGGACCGGTGTGGCCGGTGAGCGGAGCGCCCGCGGATCTCGCGCGGTCCGGGTCTGCCACGTCCCAGAGCCGTACGGTGTCGTCCGCGCTCCCGCTGGCGAGGGTGTGTCCGTCGGGGCTGAAGGCCACGGAGTGGATCAGGGCGCCGTGACCGGTCAGCGGTGCGCCGACCGGCTCCGGGCGGTTCGGGTCGGCCACGTCCCAGAGCCGGACCGCGTTGTCGTCCCCACCGGCGGCCAGCGTCCGTCCGTCGGGGCTGAACGTCACCGAGCGCACCGCCGCCTTCGCGCCGGTCAGGGTGGACAGGGCCCGCGGCCGGCGCGGGTCGGCCACGTTCCACAGGCGCACGGCGTGGTCGTCGTGGGCGGAGGCCAGGGTGCGTCCGTCGGGGCTGAAGGCGAGCAGGTAGACGGTGCCGCCGTGGCCGGTCAGGGGTGCGCCGAGGGGACGGGGACGGCTCGGGTCCCGTACGTCCCACAGCCGGATCGTGCCGTCGTCGGAGGCGCTGGCCAGGGTGCGGCCGTCCGGGCTGAAGACGGCGGTGCTCACCCAGCTCCTGTGGCCGGTGAGGGGCTGGCCCAGCTGTTCCGGGCGGGCCGGGTCCGACACGTCCCACAGCCGGACGGTCCGGTCGTAGCTGGCCGTCGCCAGGAGCCGCCCGTCGGGGCTGAAGGAGGTCAGGTAGACGGCGCCGGTGTGCCCGAGGAGCGGGGTGGCCAGCGGCGCGTTCACGATGGATATCAGCCGGTTCCGCACGTCCTCGTCGCCCGGCCGCAGGCGGTGCGCCGCCAGGTCGAGCTGGGCGGACAGCGACGGGTCCGTGTCCTCGACGCGGTCCGCCTCGGCGACCACCTGCTCGAACACCGCGTCATTGCGCTGCTGCCAGGCGATCACGGCCGAACCGACGGCCACCAGGGCGAGCACGACCAGCGTCGACACCGCCGCGCGCCGGATCAGGACGGTGCGCCTGCGCAGTCTGCTCGCGGCGGCCAGGAAATCGACCGCGCTGCGGGTCAGGAAGGTGCCACCGGCCGAGTCCGCCCAGCCGCGGGCCTGTTCCAGCCGGGAGCCCCGGTAGAGCAGTGACGTGTCGCGGTCCGACTCCTCCCAGGCCCGGCCGTCCTCCTCCAGCCGCTGGCGCAGCAGGTTGCCGGCGCGGTCCTCGTCGATCCAGTCGCGCAGCCGCGGCCAGGCGTGCAGCAGCGCCTCGTGGGTGATCTCCACGGCCTCCGCGTCGAGGGTCACCAGCCGGGCCCGCACCAGCGCCTCCAGGGACTCCTCGGTCTTGCCGGGGTCCCTCGACTCCTGCGCCAGCCGCCGCCGCGTGCTGCGTCTGCGGGTCGCCTGGGTGTCCTCGCCCAGCCGGACCAGCCTGAGCAGCAGCAGCCTCGCCGCCGTGCGGGCCGCCGGGTCCAGGTCGGACCAGGCCCGTTCGGCGGTTCCGGCCACCGCGCCCTGGATGCCGCCCGCCGCGCGGTACCCGGCGAGCGTCAGCCGGCCCGCCTTGCGCCGCTGCCAGGTGGCGAGCAGGGCGTGGGAGAGGAGCGGCAGCACGCCCGCGTCGTGGGTTCCGTGCGGGCCGTCGGTGCTCACCTCGCGGATGATCAGCTCGGCGAGGCCCGGTTCGAGTTCCATGCCGACGGCCTTGGCCGGTGCGGTCACCGCCTCGCGCAGTTCCGCGGTGGTCAGCGGCCCGAGCACCATGTGCCGGTGCTGGAGCGCGTCGGCCAGTTCGGGATGGCGCAGGCAGTGCTCGTAGAAGTCGGCGCGGATGCCGAGCATCACGAGGGCCGGCGCCGCCTCTCCCGGACCGCCCGGCACGCAGGCGGCCTGCAGCAGCGCGATGAACGCGCGCCGCTCGGACTCGTCGGGGCAGAGGGTGAAGGTCTCCTCGAACTGGTCCACGATGACGACGGGACGCGCGGACGGCGGTTCCGGCTCAGGCTCATGCTCAGGCCCCGACCCCGACCCCGACCCCGACCTCGCCTCCCCGCCGGACGCCGCCCACGCGGCGAAGGCCGCCCTGACGGCGTCCTCGGTCCGGGGAGCGCTCGGCTTCCCCGTCCTGCGCACGGCACTGACGACCGGCTCCAGTTGCGGTATCCGGCGGCTCAGCTCCCCGAGCGGATCGACGCCCGGCACGAGCTGGAGCACCTGCCTCGGCTCCGGCCCACCCGGCGGACCGGTCCCGCCGCCCGGCGTCCCCTCGCGCAGGGCGGGCACGAGCCCGGCGTTCAGCAGGGAGGACTTCCCCGCTCCCGAGGCGCCCACGAGCATGACCAGGCCGCCCGTGTCCTCGGCCGCGCGGAGCTGGGCGACCAGGGCCTGCGTGCTCCGTTCCCGCCCGAAGAACCAGTCGGCGTCCTGCCGGCGATAGGCGGCCAGCCCCCGGTACGGGCAGACCCCGCCGGGTGCCTGGGGCTCGGCCGCGGGGTGTTCCTCGTCCGCGGCGGACGGCGCGGTGCGTTCGCCGGTCGGGTCGGCCACCGCCCGCTCCCACAGGCGCTGCCACTGGACCAG
The Streptomyces sp. NBC_01723 genome window above contains:
- a CDS encoding DUF3566 domain-containing protein gives rise to the protein MSGATGAGSAGTSRGTETGGGGRGSAARATDPHTTQLRKIDDGATDSQTSQKHGSQGGTVTDTRGQQTQQAASPLPGERQSQQPGGPYHPPQAYQTQGGNASAVRRPRTGARTTPRVRKARLRVSKADPWSVMKVSFLLSIALGICTIVASAVLWMVMDAMGVFSTVGGTISEATGSNESNGFDLQSFLSLPNVLLFATVIAVIDVVLATALATLGAFIYNLSAGFVGGVELTLAEDE
- the gyrB gene encoding DNA topoisomerase (ATP-hydrolyzing) subunit B; this encodes MADSGNPNENNPSTDTGVNDVVSTSNGATSASYDASAITVLEGLDAVRKRPGMYIGSTGERGLHHLVQEVVDNSVDEALAGHADTIDVTILADGGVRVVDNGRGIPVGIHPVEKKPAVEVVLTVLHAGGKFGGGGYAVSGGLHGVGVSVVNALSSRLSVDIKCDGYRWTQDYKLGVPTAPLAQHEAVEDSGTTVTFWADPDIFETTEYSFETLSRRFQEMAFLNKGLRINLTDERESAKATAGADEAGEDEKHEVKTVSYYYEGGIVDFVKYLNSRKGEVVHPTVIDLEAEDKDRNLSLEVAMQWNGGYTEGVYSFANIIHTHEGGTHEEGFRAALTSLINKYARDKRLLREKDDNLTGDDIREGLTAIISVKLAEPQFEGQTKTKLGNTEVKTFVQRVVYEHLADWLDRNPNEAADIIRKGIQAATARVAARKARDLTRRKGLLETASLPGKLSDCQSNDPTKCEIFIVEGDSAGGSAKSGRNPQYQAILPIRGKILNVEKARIDRILQNQEIQAMISAFGTGVHEDFDIEKLRYHKIILMADADVDGQHINTLLLTFLFRFMRPLVESGHVYLSRPPLYKIKWGRDDFEYAYSDRERDALIEMGRQAGKRIREDSVQRFKGLGEMNAEELRITTMDQEHRVLGQVTLDDAAQADDLFSVLMGEDVEARRAFIQRNAKDVRFLDI
- the gyrA gene encoding DNA gyrase subunit A — its product is MTDENTPVTTPEGDALAMRVEPVGLETEMQRSYLDYAMSVIVSRALPDVRDGLKPVHRRVLYAMYDGGYRPERGFYKCARVVGDVMGNYHPHGDSSIYDALVRLAQPWSMRMPLVDSNGNFGSPGNDPAAAMRYTECKMAPLSMEMVRDIDEETVDFTDNYDGRSQEPTVLPARFPNLLINGSAGIAVGMATNIPPHNLREVAAGAQWYLENFEASHEELLDALIERIKGPDFPTGALVVGRRGIEEAYRTGRGSITMRAVVEVEEIQNRQCLVVTELPYQTNPDNLAQKIADLVKDGKIGGIADVRDETSSRTGQRLVIVLKRDAVAKVVLNNLYKHTDLQSNFGANMLALVDGVPRTLSLDAFIRHWVNHQIEVIVRRTRFRLRKAEERAHILRGLLKALDAIDEVIALIRRSDTVEIARHGLMGLLEIDEIQANAILEMQLRRLAALERQKIVQEHDELQAKIREYNEILSSPVRQRGIVSEELAALVEKYGDDRKTKLIPYEGDMSMEDLIAEEDIVVTVTRGGYIKRTKTDDYRAQKRGGKGVRGTKLKEDDIVNHFFVSTTHHWLLFFTNKGRVYRVKAYELPDAGRDARGQHVANLLAFQPDETIAQIRAIRDYEAVPYLVLATKAGLVKKTSLKDYDSPRSGGVIAINLREQADGSDDELIGAELVSAEDDLLLISKKAQSIRFTASDDTLRPMGRATSGVKGMSFREGDELLSMNVVRAGTFVFTATDGGYAKRTSVDEYRVQGRGGLGIKAAKIVEDRGSLVGALVVEEHDEILAITLSGGVIRTRVSGVRETGRDTMGVQLINLGKRDAVVGIARNAEAGREAEEVDGDVVVDEAAEGPETTGTDEGEAPSAE
- a CDS encoding nSTAND1 domain-containing NTPase encodes the protein METLSFDSGARTAFAERLALLYKEAGNPPLKRVSEAVVRLQRVDERGRPVRVSAQRISDWRRAKNVPAQFPALAAVLHVLVPLARRARPVPVSAGLYDLVQWQRLWERAVADPTGERTAPSAADEEHPAAEPQAPGGVCPYRGLAAYRRQDADWFFGRERSTQALVAQLRAAEDTGGLVMLVGASGAGKSSLLNAGLVPALREGTPGGGTGPPGGPEPRQVLQLVPGVDPLGELSRRIPQLEPVVSAVRRTGKPSAPRTEDAVRAAFAAWAASGGEARSGSGSGSGPEHEPEPEPPSARPVVIVDQFEETFTLCPDESERRAFIALLQAACVPGGPGEAAPALVMLGIRADFYEHCLRHPELADALQHRHMVLGPLTTAELREAVTAPAKAVGMELEPGLAELIIREVSTDGPHGTHDAGVLPLLSHALLATWQRRKAGRLTLAGYRAAGGIQGAVAGTAERAWSDLDPAARTAARLLLLRLVRLGEDTQATRRRSTRRRLAQESRDPGKTEESLEALVRARLVTLDAEAVEITHEALLHAWPRLRDWIDEDRAGNLLRQRLEEDGRAWEESDRDTSLLYRGSRLEQARGWADSAGGTFLTRSAVDFLAAASRLRRRTVLIRRAAVSTLVVLALVAVGSAVIAWQQRNDAVFEQVVAEADRVEDTDPSLSAQLDLAAHRLRPGDEDVRNRLISIVNAPLATPLLGHTGAVYLTSFSPDGRLLATASYDRTVRLWDVSDPARPEQLGQPLTGHRSWVSTAVFSPDGRTLASASDDGTIRLWDVRDPSRPRPLGAPLTGHGGTVYLLAFSPDGRTLASAHDDHAVRLWNVADPRRPRALSTLTGAKAAVRSVTFSPDGRTLAAGGDDNAVRLWDVADPNRPEPVGAPLTGHGALIHSVAFSPDGHTLASGSADDTVRLWDVADPDRARSAGAPLTGHTGPIWSVAFSPDGAMLAASSADSTASLWNVSDPSYPSQVGLPLAGSSGEMYALGFSPDGRTLATGSGDSKVRLWSLPTSDMIGRIGAFRRDGHVLATAARDGRVRLWDVTNPARPVSLSEPFSPGEGDIRSLVFSPDGDTLAVLSAGAVRLWNVGDPAHPTAHGPPVALRTRYAGPDTLAFSPDGRTLATAYDDRTVQLWNTEDPSHPRRLGRPLSGHRGYVNTLAFSPDGRTLASGGADDTVRLWDVSDPAHATARGTSLSGHLGPVNALAYSPDGHTLASGSDDGTVRLWAVPGGGEPGRAESALAGHTDSVVSLTFSQDGETLASGANDNTVRLWNVTTPAEAAPIGQSMSPNAKAGNVLSFSPVRHMLGVSSGTDTVRLWNLGVDDAIDRICSATRNVLTEEKWNEYLPRLDYEPPCDR